From the genome of Biomphalaria glabrata chromosome 1, xgBioGlab47.1, whole genome shotgun sequence, one region includes:
- the LOC106071986 gene encoding uveal autoantigen with coiled-coil domains and ankyrin repeats-like: MTSKSKISNLLKGKSVPNLPSYSSPWTKQDKELMKAVEAMDVKKVGTLLIKKPIITTKLGPNGKSVFHCACEIGNKQILDLILSKTQDVNDSTCQGVTALHIAASQGHAFTVEKLLKHQASVDKKDSNKMTALHHACAGQHLECVKVLLMSKADPQAIDQAGRTPLHYAAHKGGPYGVTICQWLIEKGAHVNSQDKDKTSSLMLAAREGHADVCAYLLSHGAIADLQDKTGLTALEQAGKRGHTSLQEIFERVPNRVFENSSEQGSYTPSESGSATHDQIDGMSPVLQTRSRGYGRAAVSVCDSESYSRTDAHSLHSFHSMDDELLTNHQSRNSQPSFLNSFTSNLEVTYNELKADHEKLNVDYKNVSIENIRLRDKLEALHMKMEEIHQNEVLQVKQLEEKLASEKEKVEELEKKLKELVDSQVRKDSQEEWTQCDNEISLKGNQEIDLMNDDHMLNKLKTQILALKQENDQLKTTKTWDGIIENNGTQSSDLLDHEVNQFVTERKMLQAQISELKQQKEKLEQLQSVDTEDLLHQNSAMASELEVLRQEVTSLRESLPTEAQRLDALINQNFEEVNFDEEGFVDGRDMTKEEFLQGQNQQLKAQCSLLTEELIKLRTTFDAILKAGDNLQADYDQLAAEKDAIQDDLEAALREKQNIITENEYLMNDTNELHDNLNKLVHELEKMQEKHQAAQAECDELKRSVAVAGKVGEVTRLLEENDDLKNKCSDLQEIKDRLQHDHNILMEEVQSLTDEVNNLTIEKEQLTSELDETCQQHEALQTDFGQLEIDFGELLREKEKLEGKQLRPDQHSEGTQTEGEFDQVMSGREVVEQLVLTNIQESMVEVHFSSSEQEASEVKKDWNDGVKKKHKSEETTRSGDIGDRVMLLEEELQHVKAEFAELYKEKEMLQEQLYQSEALLDEDSQVKHFQAEIELLKYTCDELLREKVSLEELLHEARSNTGDDAERLLQIESDFADLLREKEALEERINFQAVGEVDLTKVQQLEDEFAELLKEKEALESRHLKDHEKLQKFKADYRALLQEKSALEERCQRDFLRLQELEKTVPLLRDTKTDNSRTSDYEKLKAEYQELLLEKEEMENVVHGLSKHNVAIEKKVKHLQNSLAEAKAAINPASHQEEMLRNQEEIILLKKQIAKLTTECADWERKHAETVSTYRTHLLSAVQGHIDPDVKDALSHIIELRSMEQYC, from the exons ATGACTAGTAAATCAAAAATTTCCAATTTATTGAAAGGCAAGAGTGTGCCTAAT CTCCCATCCTACAGCTCACCATGGACTAAGCAAGATAAAGAGCTGATGAAAGCAGTTGAGGCTATGGATGTTAAAAAAGTTGGGACACTGCTGATCAAGAAACCAATTATTACTACAAAATTAGGACCAAATGGAAAATCTGT GTTTCATTGTGCCTGTGAGATTGGAAAtaaacagatattagatttgATCTTATCAAAGACACAAGATGTTAATGATAGTACTTGCCAAG GTGTCACAGCCTTACATATAGCAGCTTCTCAGGGTCATGCGTTTACAGTGGAGAAACTTTTGAAG CATCAGGCCAGTGTGGATAAAAAAGACAGCAATAAAATGACAGCATTACACCATGCCTGCGCTGGACAACATTTGGAATGTGTTAAAGTGCTCTTGATGTCAAAAGCTGATCCTCAAGCCATAGACCAG GCTGGAAGGACACCGCTCCACTATGCTGCTCATAAAGGAGGTCCATATGGTGTGACAATCTGCCAGTGGCTCATTGAAAAAGGTGCACATGTTAATTCACAAGACAAGGACAAAAC ttCGAGTTTAATGTTGGCTGCTAGGGAAGGCCATGCAGATGTGTGTGCCTATCTACTAAGCCATGGAGCAATTGCGGATTTACAAGATAAAACTG GTTTAACAGCTCTTGAACAAGCTGGAAAGAGAGGGCATACATCACTACAAGAAATATTTGAAAGAGTTCCAAATCGAGTATTTGAAAATAGCTCAGAACAAG GTAGTTATACACCGAGTGAGTCTGGTTCTGCCACACATGATCAG ATTGATGGCATGTCTCCAGTGCTTCAAACACGCTCACGGGGCTATGGGCGTGCTGCAGTGTCTGTGTGTGATAGtgaa AGCTATTCTCGGACAGATGCTCATTCTCTGCACTCCTTTCATTCAATGGACGACGAACTGCTCACAAATCATCAAAGTAGAAATTCTCAACCTTCATTCTTAAATAGTTTTACCTCAAATTTAGAAGTGACTTATAAT GAGCTAAAAGCTGATCATGAGAAACTCAATGTGGATTACAAAAATGTATCAATAGAAAATATTCGACTTAGAGATAAACTGGAAGCATTACACATGAAAATGGAAGAAATTCACCAAAATGAAGTCCTGCAG GTAaaacaattagaagaaaaacttgcttcagaaaaagagaaagttgAGGAGTTGGAAAAGAAACTG AAGGAACTTGTAGATAGCCAAGTGAGGAAAGACAGCCAGGAGGAATGGACCCAGTGTGATAATGAAATAA GTCTCAAGGGGAATCAGGAGATTGATCTGATGAATGATGACCACATGCTGAACAaattaaaaacacaaattctgGCATTGAAACAAGAGAATGACCAACTCAAGACCACCAAG ACTTGGGACGGAATCATAGAAAACAATGGAACTCAATCATCTGATTTGCTTGACCATGAAGTGAATCAATTTGTtacagaaagaaaaatgttacaAGCTCAGATATCTGAG ttgaaACAACAGAAAGAGAAATTAGAACAGCTTCAGAGTGTTGACACTGAGGATCTCCTTCATCAAAACTCCGCCATGGCCTCAGAATTAGAAGTTTTGCGCCAAGAGGTTACATCACTGCGTGAATCTCTGCCCACAGAGGCTCAAAGATTGGATGCTTTAATCAATCAGAACTTTGAG GAAGTGAACTTTGATGAAGAAGGGTTTGTGGATGGACGTGACATGACGAAAGAAGAGTTTCTACAGGGACAGAACCAGCAGCTCAAAGCACAGTGCAGCTTGCTGACAGAGGAGCTGATCAAACTGAGGACAACATTTGATGCAATTCTGAAAGCTGGAGATAATCTTCAGGCAGACTATGATCAGTTAGCT GCTGAGAAAGATGCCATTCAGGATGACCTGGAAGCAGCtctgagagagaaacaaaacatCATCACAGAGAATGAGTACTTGATGAATGACACCAACGAGCTCCATGATAACCTGAACAAGCTTGTACATGAGCTGGAGAAGATGCAGGAGAAGCACCAAGCTGCCCAGGCAGAGTGCGATgaactcaagaggagtgtggcTGTGGCTGGCAAAGTGGGGGAGGTAACCAGGCTGTTGGAGGAAAATGATGACCTGAAGAACAAATGTTCAGATTTACAGGAAATCAAAGATCGACTGCAG CATGACCACAACATTCTTATGGAAGAAGTTCAGAGTCTGACCGATGAGGTCAACAATTTGACCATTGAGAAGGAGCAGCTGACCTCTGAGCTGGATGAAACTTGTCAGCAGCATGAAGCTTTACAGACTGACTTTGGCCAG TTGGAAATTGATTTTGGAGAActtttgagagagaaagaaaaattagAAGGGAAACAACTCCGCCCTGATCAACACAGTGAAGGGACCCAAACTGAAGGAGAGTTTGATCAAGTCATGTCCGGCAGAGAAGTGGTAGAACAACTAGTCCTGACCAATATACAGGAGTCAATGGTAGAAGTTCATTTCTCCAGTTCAGAACAGGAAGCTAGTGAAGTAAAAAAAGACTGGAATGATGGCGtcaaaaagaaacataaaagtGAAGAAACTACAAGGTCTGGTGACATTGGAGACAGAGTGATGCTGTTAGAGGAAGAGTTGCAGCATGTGAAAGCAGAGTTTGCTGAGCtttacaaagagaaagagatgctACAGGAGCAGCTGTACCAGAGTGAGGCACTGCTTGACGAAGACTCCCAGGTGAAACATTTCCAAGCTGAGATAGAGCTGCTGAAATACACTTGTGATGAGTTGCTGAGGGAGAAAGTCAGCTTGGAGGAACTTCTCCACGAAGCTAGAAGTAATACAGGAGATGATGCTGAGAGGCTGCTCCAAATTGAATCAGACTTTGCTGATCTGCTGAGGGAGAAAGAAGCGCTAGAGGAGCGCATCAATTTCCAAGCAGTGGGGGAAGTAGATCTGACCAAAGTCCAGCAGCTGGAGGATGAGTTTGCTGAGCTGCTCAAAGAGAAAGAAGCATTAGAATCCAGACATCTTAAAGACCATGAAAAGCTGCAGAAGTTCAAGGCTGATTACAGAGCTTTGCTCCAGGAGAAGTCTGCTTTGGAAGAGAGATGTCAGAGAGATTTCCTGAGGCTTCAGGAGCTGGAAAAAACTGTCCCCCTGTTGAGAGATACAAAGACTGATAACAGTAGAACTAGTGACTATGAGAAATTGAAGGCAGAGTACCAAGAGTTGCTATTAGAAAAGGAGGAAATGGAAAATGTTGTGCATGGCTTGTCCAAACACAATGTGGCCATTGAGAAAAAG GTGAAGCACCTCCAGAACAGTCTTGCAGAAGCCAAAGCTGCAATCAATCCAGCCTCCCATCAGGAGGAGATGTTGAGAAATCAGGAGGAGATAATTCTGTTAAAGAAGCAAATAGCTAAACTAACTACAGAGTGTGCT GATTGGGAAAGAAAGCATGCGGAAACAGTCAGCACTTACAGAACCCATTTGTTGAGTGCTGTACAG ggCCATATTGATCCAGATGTCAAGGACGCCTTGTCTCATATCATTGAGCTGAGAAGTATGGAACAATACTGTTGA